The Candidatus Dormiibacterota bacterium genome includes a window with the following:
- a CDS encoding aldehyde dehydrogenase family protein, which produces MESLGNFIDGEWTKAASGRTLEVINPATREVIALVPDSGPADVDRAVGAARRAFDLDGWPQTSARERGRVLFRLAEYVRRNEKRLAEIETTNNGKPLAEAMGDVSDAGFCFEYYGGLATKIRGDVLTVPDNAMALALKEPMGVAGMIVPWNYPLMMAVQKVAAALAAGCTSVLKPASQTPLSVIELARGFEECGVPRGVINVVNGGGRTVGMPMVTHPGVDKIAFTGSSEVGKLIMREAAATVKRLSLELGGKSPNIFFADADFEQAVEGALFGVFVNQGEVCSAGSRVLVQRSIYKTLLDAMVEKAKKIKIGPGLLPDTKMGPLVSQDQYDKVLSYVEAGRKEAKLALGGGRPKGLPKGAERGFFVEPTIFYDVDNSATIAREEIFGPVMAVIPFDKEEDAVRIANDTPYGLAAAVWTRDIFKAIRTVKSLRAGIVWVNHMQPAPVEAPWGGYKQSGFGRELGPHGLDEYLEVKHVYINLDERPIGWYK; this is translated from the coding sequence GCCCAGCCGACGTCGACCGTGCGGTCGGCGCGGCGCGGCGCGCGTTCGATCTCGACGGCTGGCCCCAGACATCGGCGCGCGAGCGCGGCCGCGTCCTGTTCCGCCTGGCCGAGTACGTCCGAAGGAACGAGAAGCGGCTCGCGGAGATCGAGACCACCAACAACGGCAAGCCGCTGGCCGAGGCCATGGGGGACGTATCGGACGCCGGATTCTGCTTCGAGTACTACGGGGGACTGGCCACCAAGATCCGCGGCGACGTCCTGACCGTGCCGGACAACGCCATGGCCCTCGCGCTGAAGGAGCCGATGGGCGTAGCGGGGATGATCGTCCCCTGGAACTACCCCCTGATGATGGCGGTGCAGAAGGTGGCGGCGGCGCTCGCGGCCGGCTGCACGTCCGTCCTGAAGCCGGCCAGCCAGACGCCTTTGTCCGTGATCGAGCTCGCCAGGGGGTTCGAGGAATGCGGCGTCCCGCGCGGTGTGATCAACGTCGTCAACGGCGGCGGTCGCACGGTCGGCATGCCGATGGTCACGCACCCGGGCGTCGACAAGATCGCCTTCACCGGCAGCAGCGAGGTCGGCAAGCTGATCATGCGCGAGGCCGCCGCCACCGTGAAGCGCCTGTCGCTCGAGCTCGGCGGCAAGTCGCCCAACATCTTCTTCGCCGACGCCGACTTCGAGCAGGCCGTCGAGGGGGCCCTGTTCGGCGTCTTCGTCAACCAGGGGGAGGTCTGCTCGGCGGGCAGCCGGGTCCTGGTGCAGAGATCGATCTACAAGACGCTTCTCGACGCCATGGTGGAGAAGGCGAAGAAGATCAAGATCGGTCCCGGTCTGCTCCCCGACACGAAGATGGGCCCGCTGGTCAGCCAGGACCAGTACGACAAGGTGCTGTCGTACGTCGAGGCCGGCAGGAAAGAGGCGAAGCTGGCGCTGGGGGGCGGCCGCCCGAAGGGGCTGCCGAAGGGGGCCGAGCGCGGCTTCTTCGTCGAGCCGACGATCTTCTACGATGTGGACAACTCGGCGACGATCGCCCGCGAGGAGATCTTCGGGCCGGTCATGGCGGTCATCCCCTTCGACAAGGAGGAGGACGCCGTCCGCATCGCCAACGACACGCCCTACGGCCTGGCCGCCGCCGTGTGGACGCGCGACATCTTCAAGGCGATCCGGACCGTCAAGAGCCTGCGCGCCGGCATCGTCTGGGTCAACCACATGCAGCCGGCCCCCGTGGAGGCCCCGTGGGGCGGCTACAAGCAGTCCGGGTTCGGGCGCGAGCTCGGTCCGCACGGCCTCGACGAGTACCTGGAGGTCAAGCACGTCTACATCAACCTCGACGAGCGGCCGATCGGGTGGTACAAGTAG